The Lysobacter panacisoli genome includes a window with the following:
- a CDS encoding NAD(P)/FAD-dependent oxidoreductase, producing MSSHDARPHVVIVGGGFGGLWATRALAGRAVRITLIDRRNHHLFQPLLYQVATAGLSAPDIAAPLRHILRNQRNVEVRLGEVVGLDKQARAVTLADGDAIAYDYLLIASGATHAYFGHDEWSADAPGLKTLDDALAIRRRLLLAFERAEACDDPAERAAWLSFAVVGGGPTGVELAGTLAEIARHTLKREFRNIDPSHAKVRLLEAGPRVLSSFPESLSEKAKQQLERLGVEVVAGTPVGAIDERGYTLGDIFVPARTVLWAAGVAASPLGALLDAPRDRAGRVAVSPDLSVPGHPEIFVAGDLASVQQDGKPVPGVAPAAKQMGAHVATAIAARLAGNPAPAFRYRDYGNLATIGRMAAVVDVHGFRLSGLIAWWFWLAAHVFFLIGFRNRIIVLINWAWAYWSYQRHARIIFGPLDR from the coding sequence ATGAGTTCGCACGACGCACGCCCGCACGTGGTCATCGTCGGCGGCGGATTCGGCGGGCTGTGGGCCACGCGCGCGCTCGCCGGGCGCGCGGTGCGCATCACGCTCATCGACCGCCGCAACCACCACCTGTTCCAGCCGCTGCTGTACCAGGTCGCCACCGCAGGATTGTCCGCGCCCGACATCGCCGCACCACTGCGCCACATCCTGCGCAACCAGCGCAACGTCGAAGTGCGGCTTGGTGAAGTGGTCGGCCTGGACAAGCAGGCGCGCGCGGTGACGCTCGCCGACGGCGACGCGATTGCGTACGACTATCTGCTGATCGCCAGCGGCGCGACGCACGCATACTTCGGCCACGACGAATGGAGCGCCGACGCGCCGGGCCTGAAGACGCTCGACGATGCGCTCGCGATCCGGCGCCGGCTGCTGCTCGCATTCGAGCGTGCGGAAGCCTGCGACGATCCCGCTGAGCGCGCGGCATGGCTGAGTTTCGCGGTCGTCGGCGGCGGCCCGACCGGTGTCGAGCTGGCCGGGACGTTGGCGGAGATCGCGCGCCACACGCTGAAGCGCGAGTTCCGCAACATCGATCCCTCGCACGCGAAAGTGCGCCTGCTCGAAGCCGGCCCGCGCGTGCTTTCGTCATTCCCCGAGTCGCTTTCGGAGAAGGCGAAGCAGCAACTGGAACGTCTCGGTGTGGAGGTCGTCGCCGGCACGCCGGTCGGCGCGATCGACGAACGTGGCTACACGCTCGGCGACATCTTCGTTCCCGCGCGCACGGTGTTGTGGGCAGCGGGCGTGGCTGCGTCGCCACTGGGCGCGTTGCTCGATGCGCCGCGCGATCGTGCGGGACGCGTCGCGGTATCGCCGGACCTGAGCGTGCCCGGCCATCCGGAGATCTTCGTCGCCGGCGATCTGGCCAGCGTGCAGCAGGACGGCAAGCCGGTGCCCGGTGTCGCCCCGGCGGCCAAGCAGATGGGCGCGCATGTCGCGACGGCGATCGCGGCGCGGCTCGCCGGCAATCCCGCACCTGCGTTCCGTTATCGGGACTACGGCAACCTGGCCACCATCGGGCGCATGGCCGCGGTCGTGGACGTGCACGGATTCCGCTTGTCGGGACTCATCGCGTGGTGGTTCTGGCTCGCCGCGCACGTGTTCTTCCTGATCGGCTTCCGCAACCGCATCATCGTGCTGATCAACTGGGCCTGGGCGTACTGGAGTTACCAGCGGCACGCGCGGATCATCTTCGGCCCGCTCGATCGATGA
- the rpoH gene encoding RNA polymerase sigma factor RpoH: MTQNSRNLPLVPNNLPVPSALGSLDAYVNAVHRIPVLTAEDEQALARRFRDGEDLDAARELVHSHLRFVVHVARGYNGYGLQMGDLIQEGNIGLMKAVKRFDPEQGVRLVSFAVHWIRAEMHEFILKNWRIVKVATTKAQRKLFFNLRKSKTRLGWMNAEEVSAVARDLNVSEREVLEMESRLSGRDIGFDAPDADDDNAPPSPAAYLRADAEDPSQAYEREDEEDSHLALLREGLSGLDQRSRDIIKRRWLDADSKVTLQELADEYGVSAERIRQVEANALKKMRALFAA; this comes from the coding sequence ATGACCCAGAACAGCCGCAATCTCCCCCTGGTTCCGAACAACCTTCCGGTCCCGAGCGCGCTCGGTTCGCTGGATGCCTACGTCAATGCCGTGCACCGCATCCCGGTGCTGACGGCCGAGGACGAACAGGCCCTGGCGCGTCGCTTCCGCGACGGCGAAGACCTCGACGCCGCGCGTGAGCTGGTCCATTCGCACCTGCGCTTCGTCGTCCACGTGGCTCGTGGCTACAACGGCTACGGCCTGCAGATGGGCGACCTGATCCAGGAAGGCAACATCGGCCTGATGAAGGCGGTCAAGCGCTTCGATCCCGAACAGGGCGTGCGCCTGGTGTCCTTCGCCGTGCACTGGATCCGTGCGGAGATGCACGAGTTCATCCTGAAGAACTGGCGCATCGTGAAGGTCGCCACGACCAAGGCGCAGCGCAAGCTGTTCTTCAACCTGCGCAAGTCCAAGACCCGTCTGGGCTGGATGAACGCCGAGGAAGTCAGCGCCGTCGCCCGCGACCTCAACGTCTCCGAGCGCGAAGTGCTTGAGATGGAATCGCGCCTGTCGGGCCGAGACATCGGTTTCGATGCACCGGATGCCGACGACGACAACGCGCCGCCGTCGCCGGCCGCGTACCTGCGCGCCGATGCCGAGGATCCGTCGCAGGCGTACGAGCGTGAGGACGAGGAAGACAGCCACCTGGCGCTGCTGCGCGAAGGTCTGTCCGGTCTCGACCAGCGTTCGCGCGACATCATCAAGCGTCGCTGGCTCGATGCCGACAGCAAGGTCACGCTGCAGGAACTGGCCGATGAGTACGGCGTCAGCGCCGAACGCATTCGCCAGGTCGAAGCCAACGCACTGAAGAAGATGCGCGCGCTGTTCGCGGCGTAA
- the ung gene encoding uracil-DNA glycosylase, whose amino-acid sequence MNDAAASPERIRLEASWKEKVGDYLQRPDMQSLSTFLRDRKAAGARIYPPGQNIFAAFDATPFDDVKVVVLGQDPYHGPGQAHGLCFSVLPGVPVPPSLDNIFKEIQRDLGIPRPDHGCLLPWARRGVLLLNAVLTVEEGRAGAHQGKGWEGFTDHVVETLNRERDGLVFLLWGSYAQAKGKVIDPRRHRVLKAPHPSPLSAHRGFLGCGHFSATNEYLARHGQPPIDWSLPARASLQA is encoded by the coding sequence ATGAACGACGCGGCGGCCAGTCCGGAGCGCATCCGCCTCGAAGCGTCCTGGAAGGAAAAGGTCGGCGACTACCTGCAACGACCCGACATGCAGTCGCTGTCGACGTTCCTGCGCGACCGCAAGGCTGCCGGCGCGCGCATCTATCCGCCCGGGCAGAACATCTTTGCCGCGTTCGACGCGACGCCGTTCGATGACGTAAAGGTCGTGGTGCTCGGCCAGGACCCGTACCACGGGCCCGGGCAGGCGCATGGGCTGTGCTTCTCGGTGCTGCCCGGCGTGCCGGTGCCGCCGTCGCTGGACAACATCTTCAAGGAGATCCAGCGCGACCTCGGCATTCCGCGTCCCGATCACGGCTGCCTGCTGCCGTGGGCGCGTCGTGGTGTCTTGCTGCTCAACGCGGTGCTCACCGTCGAAGAAGGCCGCGCCGGCGCACATCAGGGCAAGGGCTGGGAAGGCTTCACTGATCACGTCGTCGAAACCCTCAACCGCGAACGCGACGGTCTGGTGTTTCTGCTCTGGGGCAGCTACGCGCAGGCCAAGGGCAAGGTGATCGATCCGCGTCGGCACCGGGTGCTGAAGGCGCCGCATCCTTCGCCGTTGTCGGCGCACCGCGGCTTTCTGGGCTGCGGGCATTTCTCTGCGACCAACGAGTACCTCGCTCGTCACGGGCAGCCGCCGATCGACTGGTCGCTGCCCGCCCGGGCTTCGCTGCAGGCCTGA
- a CDS encoding response regulator gives MSQDLRHLASNAPRIMVVDGSKLVRKLIGDVLKRELSDAVVVPCADIAEARNALASGAVDLVTTSLVLPDGDGIALARAVRESAGQAYVPIIVVSGDAQSHLESRRFTEDVTDYFDKALGHTALAAFIRGYVQPQPIPGARVLYVEDSKVVALATKRMLERHGLTVLHFVGVEEALEYLETHRGQDDVGCDLVLTDVYLKGALSGNDLLARLREDFNYGKRRLPVLVMTGDGNADNQSALLRAGANDLVLKPIEERLLVTKTLFQLRLARLAEPATLDA, from the coding sequence ATGAGCCAGGATCTCCGCCATCTCGCCAGCAACGCGCCGCGGATCATGGTCGTGGACGGCTCCAAGCTGGTGCGCAAGCTGATCGGCGACGTGCTCAAGCGCGAGCTGTCCGACGCCGTGGTCGTGCCGTGCGCCGATATCGCCGAGGCGCGCAATGCGCTCGCCAGCGGCGCGGTCGACCTGGTGACCACCTCGCTGGTGCTGCCCGACGGCGACGGCATCGCGCTTGCGCGCGCGGTGCGTGAATCCGCGGGGCAGGCCTACGTGCCGATCATCGTCGTCTCCGGCGATGCGCAGTCGCACCTGGAATCGCGCCGCTTCACGGAGGACGTCACCGACTACTTCGACAAGGCGCTCGGCCACACCGCGCTGGCCGCGTTCATCCGCGGCTACGTGCAGCCGCAGCCGATCCCCGGCGCCCGCGTGCTGTACGTGGAGGACAGCAAGGTCGTCGCGCTGGCGACCAAGCGCATGCTCGAACGCCACGGCCTCACCGTGCTGCATTTCGTCGGCGTGGAAGAAGCGCTGGAGTACCTGGAGACGCATCGCGGCCAGGACGATGTCGGTTGCGACCTCGTGCTCACCGACGTTTATCTGAAGGGCGCGCTCAGCGGCAACGACCTGCTCGCGCGCCTGCGCGAGGATTTCAACTACGGCAAGCGTCGCCTGCCGGTGCTGGTGATGACCGGCGACGGCAATGCCGACAACCAGAGTGCGCTGCTGCGCGCGGGCGCGAACGATCTGGTGCTCAAGCCGATCGAGGAGCGCCTGCTGGTCACCAAGACCCTGTTCCAGCTGCGGCTGGCACGGCTGGCGGAGCCGGCGACGCTGGACGCATGA
- the ftsX gene encoding permease-like cell division protein FtsX → MSAQTQGASTAPARSRSRLGTWFDHHVYSLVASVGRMLRKPWATALTIGVMAVAIALPLGLWAALGNVERFTGTVQESRQISLFLKTDVAVARARALTEELRGRSDVAAIELRTPEQGMEELRRSSGLGDAISAVDGNPLPSLLIVSPKGDETLLADSLSHLPEVDVVQHDAAWRQRLDSWLRFGIRLAWVLGVLLGLGALLVVGNTVRLDIQSRREEITVLQQLGATDGFIRRPFLYLGASYGVVAGALALALLTAAEHALRAPLHDLARSYGSQFSLQGFDLPYAVAITVASGLLGWLGAGFVTGHHLRQNRPTA, encoded by the coding sequence ATGAGCGCGCAGACGCAGGGCGCGTCCACCGCGCCAGCCCGCTCGCGCTCGCGGCTGGGTACCTGGTTCGACCACCACGTCTACAGTCTGGTGGCGAGCGTCGGCCGCATGCTGCGCAAGCCTTGGGCCACCGCGCTGACCATCGGCGTGATGGCGGTGGCGATCGCGCTCCCGCTGGGATTGTGGGCGGCACTGGGCAACGTCGAGCGCTTCACCGGAACGGTGCAGGAGTCGCGCCAGATCAGCCTGTTCCTGAAGACCGATGTCGCCGTCGCCCGCGCCCGCGCGCTGACCGAAGAATTGCGTGGCCGTTCCGACGTGGCCGCGATCGAGCTGCGCACGCCGGAGCAGGGCATGGAAGAACTGCGTCGCAGCAGCGGGCTGGGCGATGCGATTTCCGCCGTCGACGGCAATCCGCTGCCGAGCCTGCTGATCGTGTCGCCGAAGGGCGATGAAACGCTGCTGGCCGATTCGCTGAGCCACCTGCCCGAAGTCGACGTCGTCCAGCACGACGCCGCATGGCGCCAGCGCCTGGACAGCTGGCTGCGGTTCGGCATCCGCCTGGCGTGGGTGCTCGGCGTGCTGCTCGGCCTCGGTGCGCTGCTCGTGGTGGGCAACACCGTGCGCCTGGACATCCAGTCGCGACGCGAGGAAATCACCGTGCTGCAGCAGCTTGGCGCCACCGACGGTTTCATCCGCCGGCCGTTCCTCTACCTGGGCGCGAGCTACGGTGTTGTCGCAGGCGCGCTGGCATTGGCGCTGTTGACCGCTGCCGAACACGCGCTGCGCGCGCCGCTGCACGATCTCGCCCGCAGCTACGGCAGCCAGTTTTCGCTGCAGGGTTTCGACCTGCCGTACGCGGTGGCGATCACGGTCGCGTCGGGCCTGCTCGGCTGGCTCGGCGCGGGCTTCGTCACCGGCCATCATCTGCGACAGAATCGACCGACCGCATGA
- the ftsE gene encoding cell division ATP-binding protein FtsE has translation MSVLRFDNVSKRYGGGHDALSEVSFEVAQGEMLFVTGHSGAGKSTLLRLIHLSERPSRGTVLFGSQNLLKVRGRRIALHRREVGIVFQDHRLLADRSVSDNVALPLILRGMRRGDIGKRVRSVLDKVGLGARANALPSQLSAGEQQRVGIARAIVGEPRLLVADEPTGNLDPTLSAEIMALFESLPERGTSVLVASHDLALVRRMKKRVLVLNQGRLVDDISPEDLAQ, from the coding sequence ATGAGCGTCCTGCGCTTCGACAATGTCAGCAAGCGGTACGGCGGCGGCCACGACGCGCTGAGCGAAGTCAGCTTCGAAGTCGCGCAGGGCGAAATGCTGTTCGTCACCGGGCATTCGGGCGCCGGCAAGAGCACCCTGCTCCGACTCATCCACCTGTCCGAACGCCCGAGCCGTGGCACGGTGCTGTTCGGTTCGCAGAACCTGCTGAAGGTGCGCGGACGCCGTATCGCGCTGCACCGGCGCGAAGTCGGCATCGTCTTCCAGGATCACCGCCTGCTTGCCGACCGCAGCGTCTCCGACAACGTCGCGCTGCCGCTGATCCTGCGCGGCATGCGCCGCGGCGACATCGGCAAGCGCGTGCGCAGCGTGCTCGACAAGGTCGGCCTGGGCGCGCGCGCCAATGCGCTGCCGTCGCAGCTATCGGCCGGCGAACAGCAGCGCGTGGGCATCGCCCGCGCCATCGTCGGCGAGCCGCGCCTGCTGGTCGCGGACGAACCGACCGGCAACCTCGATCCGACCCTGTCGGCGGAGATCATGGCGTTGTTCGAATCGCTGCCCGAGCGCGGCACCAGCGTGCTCGTCGCCAGCCATGACCTCGCACTGGTCAGGCGCATGAAGAAGCGCGTGCTGGTGCTCAACCAGGGGCGGCTCGTCGACGACATCTCGCCGGAGGACCTGGCCCAATGA
- the rhlB gene encoding ATP-dependent RNA helicase RhlB — translation MSDKPLTDVSFSSFDLHPSLLAGLEAAGFTRCTPIQALTLPIALQGRDVAGQAQTGTGKTLAFLVAVMNRLLTRPALAERKPEDPRALILAPTRELAIQIHKDAVKFGSDLGLKFALVYGGVDYDKQRELLQKGADVIIATPGRLIDYVKQHKVVSLHACEICVLDEADRMFDLGFIKDIRFLLRRMPIRTERQTLLFSATLSHRVLELAYEHMNEPEKVVVETEFITAAKVRQKVYFPADDEKIPLLLGLLSRSEGARTMVFVNTKAFVERVARALEKGGYRVGVLSGDVPQKKRETLLNKFQKGQLEILVATDVAARGLHIDGVSHVYNYDLPFDAEDYVHRIGRTARLGAEGDAISFACERYAMSLPDIESYIEQKLPVATVEADLLVALPRAPREVPEGAEGEQESIGAIFKEAREQRAADEERRGGGRGRSSGGRSGGGRGEGRGERRDGRRSEGGRDGAPRGERKPRPQPQAADAVATAPTPAPAPIAGLETDTDRAPRKRRRRRGGRRIEGAPEAASAASTPRNPTQVHAQKPAKADGDKLGLLHRIGRGLKSLISRSPRSQH, via the coding sequence ATGAGCGACAAGCCCCTAACCGACGTTTCCTTTTCTTCCTTCGACCTGCATCCGAGCCTGTTGGCGGGCCTCGAAGCCGCCGGATTCACGCGCTGCACGCCAATCCAGGCGCTGACGCTGCCGATCGCATTGCAGGGCCGCGATGTCGCGGGCCAGGCGCAGACCGGCACCGGCAAGACGCTGGCGTTCCTGGTCGCGGTGATGAACCGCCTCCTCACGCGCCCGGCGCTCGCCGAGCGCAAACCGGAAGACCCGCGCGCGCTGATCCTGGCGCCGACCCGCGAACTCGCGATCCAGATCCACAAGGACGCGGTGAAGTTCGGCTCCGACCTGGGCCTGAAGTTCGCGCTGGTCTACGGCGGCGTCGACTACGACAAACAGCGCGAGCTGCTGCAGAAGGGTGCGGACGTCATCATCGCCACGCCCGGCCGCCTGATCGACTACGTCAAGCAGCACAAGGTCGTGTCGCTGCACGCCTGCGAGATCTGCGTGCTCGACGAAGCCGACCGCATGTTCGACCTGGGCTTCATCAAGGACATCCGTTTCCTGCTTCGGCGCATGCCGATCCGCACCGAGCGGCAGACCCTGCTGTTCTCGGCCACGCTCAGCCACCGCGTGCTGGAGCTGGCCTATGAGCACATGAACGAGCCGGAAAAGGTGGTCGTCGAGACCGAGTTCATCACCGCCGCCAAGGTCCGCCAGAAGGTCTACTTCCCGGCCGACGACGAGAAGATCCCGCTGCTGCTGGGCCTGCTCTCGCGCAGCGAGGGCGCGCGCACGATGGTGTTCGTCAACACCAAGGCCTTCGTCGAGCGCGTCGCGCGCGCGCTGGAGAAGGGCGGCTACCGCGTCGGCGTGCTCTCCGGCGACGTGCCGCAGAAGAAGCGCGAGACGCTGCTGAACAAGTTCCAGAAGGGCCAGCTCGAGATCCTCGTCGCCACCGACGTGGCCGCGCGCGGCCTGCACATCGACGGCGTTAGCCACGTCTACAACTACGACCTGCCGTTCGACGCGGAGGATTACGTCCACCGCATCGGCCGCACCGCGCGCCTCGGAGCCGAGGGCGACGCGATCAGCTTCGCCTGCGAGCGCTATGCGATGTCGCTGCCGGACATCGAGTCCTACATCGAGCAGAAGCTGCCGGTGGCGACGGTCGAAGCCGATCTGCTGGTCGCGCTGCCGCGCGCGCCGCGCGAAGTGCCGGAAGGTGCCGAGGGTGAGCAGGAGAGCATCGGCGCGATCTTCAAGGAAGCGCGCGAGCAGCGCGCCGCCGACGAGGAGCGTCGCGGCGGTGGTCGCGGTCGCAGCAGTGGTGGTCGTTCCGGTGGTGGTCGCGGCGAAGGTCGTGGCGAGCGTCGCGACGGTCGTCGCAGCGAAGGCGGTCGCGATGGCGCGCCGCGCGGCGAACGCAAGCCGCGCCCGCAGCCGCAGGCGGCCGATGCCGTCGCCACTGCACCGACGCCTGCGCCTGCGCCGATCGCGGGCCTGGAGACCGATACCGATCGCGCGCCACGCAAGCGCCGTCGCCGTCGTGGCGGTCGCCGCATCGAAGGTGCGCCCGAGGCCGCGTCCGCCGCGTCCACGCCGCGCAACCCGACCCAGGTGCACGCCCAGAAGCCGGCCAAGGCCGATGGCGACAAGCTCGGCCTGCTGCATCGCATCGGCCGCGGCCTGAAGTCGCTGATCTCGCGTTCGCCGCGCAGCCAGCACTGA
- the trxA gene encoding thioredoxin TrxA, protein MSEKILHVGDADFDASVLQSSEPVLVDFWAEWCGPCKMIAPALDELAKEFEGKAKIAKVNVDHNRATAMKYHVRSIPMLLLFKDGQVQATQIGAVGKAQISQMIAKAL, encoded by the coding sequence GTGAGCGAGAAAATTTTGCACGTCGGCGATGCCGATTTCGACGCCTCCGTGCTGCAGTCGTCCGAACCCGTGCTGGTCGATTTCTGGGCCGAATGGTGTGGCCCGTGCAAGATGATCGCCCCGGCCCTGGACGAGCTCGCCAAGGAATTCGAGGGCAAGGCCAAGATCGCCAAGGTCAACGTCGACCATAACCGGGCGACGGCCATGAAGTACCACGTGCGCTCGATCCCGATGCTGCTGCTGTTCAAGGACGGCCAGGTCCAGGCCACCCAGATCGGCGCCGTCGGCAAGGCGCAGATCAGCCAGATGATCGCCAAGGCGCTCTGA
- the rho gene encoding transcription termination factor Rho codes for MSDNTPDAGDTAEKRVRKPRVSKAADNAPAAVATDNAPRAEATAPAPAPAPAGEPAASEPRADGASAQGGEGGGQASRENRDNPDGRGNRRDRFRNRRDRQRERYRDQSGGMQDDGGNGEQFIARPHPQVPEGFPLYSLGDLKRMPTPKLLDVADQLQIQEGVARARKQDVIFAVLKVLTRHGEGVAADGVLEILPDGFGFLRAAEASYLAGPDDVYISPSQIRRFNLRTGDHLSGRIRWPKDGERYFALAVVDTINGEPLEASKNKVLFENLTPLFPRRKFRLERGDGSTEDITGRILDLMAPQGKGQRALIVSPPKAGKTMMMQQVATAITSNHPDVHLIVLLVDERPEEVTEMQRTVRGEVVSSTFDEPAGRHVQVAEMVIERAKRLVEHKKDVVILLDSITRLARAYNNVVPSSGKVLTGGVDANALHRPKRFFGAARNVEEGGSLTIIATALIDTGSKMDEVIYEEFKGTGNSEVHLDRRIAEKRVYPAININRSGTRREDLLIEPELLQKIWILRKLLHGMDEIGAMEFLLDKMKTTKSNDEFFSSMKR; via the coding sequence TTGTCCGATAACACCCCAGACGCTGGCGACACCGCCGAGAAGCGCGTGCGCAAGCCGCGCGTCAGCAAGGCCGCCGACAACGCGCCGGCCGCCGTCGCCACCGACAACGCGCCCCGCGCCGAGGCCACTGCGCCCGCGCCCGCGCCGGCCCCGGCCGGCGAACCGGCCGCTTCCGAACCCCGCGCCGACGGCGCCTCCGCCCAGGGTGGCGAGGGTGGCGGCCAGGCGTCGCGCGAGAACCGCGACAATCCCGATGGCCGCGGCAACCGACGCGACCGTTTCCGCAACCGCCGCGACCGTCAGCGCGAGCGCTACCGCGACCAGAGCGGCGGCATGCAGGACGACGGCGGTAACGGCGAGCAGTTCATCGCCCGCCCGCACCCGCAGGTGCCGGAAGGCTTCCCGCTGTACTCGCTGGGCGACCTCAAGCGCATGCCCACGCCGAAGCTGCTCGACGTCGCCGACCAGCTGCAGATCCAGGAAGGCGTCGCCCGCGCCCGCAAGCAGGACGTCATCTTCGCGGTCCTGAAGGTGCTGACCCGCCACGGCGAAGGCGTGGCCGCCGACGGCGTGCTGGAGATCCTGCCGGACGGCTTCGGCTTCCTGCGCGCCGCCGAGGCCAGCTACCTGGCCGGCCCGGACGACGTCTACATCTCGCCCAGCCAGATCCGCCGCTTCAACCTGCGTACCGGCGACCACCTGTCCGGCCGCATCCGCTGGCCGAAGGACGGTGAGCGCTACTTCGCCCTGGCCGTGGTCGACACGATCAACGGCGAGCCGCTGGAAGCGAGCAAGAACAAGGTCCTGTTCGAGAACCTCACCCCGCTGTTCCCGCGCCGCAAGTTCCGCCTGGAACGCGGCGACGGCTCGACCGAAGACATCACGGGCCGCATCCTCGACCTGATGGCGCCGCAGGGCAAAGGCCAGCGCGCGCTGATCGTCTCGCCGCCGAAGGCCGGCAAGACGATGATGATGCAGCAGGTGGCCACGGCCATCACGTCCAACCATCCGGACGTGCACCTGATCGTGCTGCTGGTCGACGAACGACCGGAAGAAGTGACCGAAATGCAGCGCACCGTGCGCGGCGAAGTGGTCTCCTCCACCTTCGACGAGCCCGCCGGCCGCCACGTGCAGGTCGCCGAAATGGTGATCGAGCGCGCCAAGCGCCTGGTCGAGCACAAGAAGGACGTCGTCATCCTGCTCGACTCCATCACCCGCCTGGCCCGCGCGTACAACAACGTCGTGCCGTCGTCGGGCAAGGTCCTGACCGGTGGTGTCGACGCCAACGCCCTGCATCGTCCGAAGCGTTTCTTCGGTGCCGCGCGCAACGTCGAGGAAGGCGGTTCGCTGACCATCATCGCCACCGCGCTGATCGACACCGGCAGCAAGATGGACGAGGTGATCTACGAAGAGTTCAAGGGCACCGGCAACTCGGAAGTGCACCTGGACCGCCGCATCGCCGAGAAGCGCGTCTACCCGGCCATCAACATCAACCGCTCGGGTACGCGTCGCGAAGACCTGCTGATCGAGCCGGAACTGCTGCAGAAGATCTGGATCCTGCGCAAGCTGCTGCACGGCATGGACGAGATCGGCGCGATGGAGTTCCTGCTGGACAAGATGAAGACGACCAAGTCCAACGACGAGTTCTTCAGCTCGATGAAGCGCTGA